GGCCGGAATGACGCGCACCACGCGTTTCACACCACCGCAGGATGCGCCGGAATAGCAGAATGGAGCTATGACGAATCCCTTGGGGAACTCGAGCCGTGCGCGGCCGGGCCTCCCGACGCCACCGTCGGGCTGGCCGGTCGGCTCGTATCCGACCTATGTCGAGGCGCAGAAGGCGGTCGACTATCTGGCCGACAACCAGTTCCCGGTGCAGGACGTGACCATCGTCGGCGTCGACTTGATGCAGGTGGAGCGGGTTCTCTATCGGCTGACCTGGGGCAAGGTGATCGGCGGCGGCGTGGTGTCGGGCGCCTGGCTCGGCCTGTTCCTCGGCCTGCTGCTCAGCCTGTTCACCACCA
Above is a genomic segment from Nocardia sputorum containing:
- a CDS encoding general stress protein yields the protein MTNPLGNSSRARPGLPTPPSGWPVGSYPTYVEAQKAVDYLADNQFPVQDVTIVGVDLMQVERVLYRLTWGKVIGGGVVSGAWLGLFLGLLLSLFTTSGALGPLLVGLVGGVIFGVISTSIPYAATRGQRDFASTMQLVAGRYDVLCDPKSAEQARDMLARLAI